A segment of the Manduca sexta isolate Smith_Timp_Sample1 unplaced genomic scaffold, JHU_Msex_v1.0 HiC_scaffold_3609, whole genome shotgun sequence genome:
ATTTATGGACGTGATAGAATAAATGCATATGTTTTTTTCAGATTGTGTTTTGGACTTCCAAAACGACTTTGATACCTCAAACCCGCTTCCAATAATCTTAAgggataataaattattgaaccCGGACCCAAACACCTGCAGTGTCGTTTTGCCTGAGGGTTCAAAAATTCTTATTGGCTGCCCTGGGGATACAAATAGTATCATGTACATGCAACCACATGGAAGAATCGATACTGGGTTAAAGCAACTGGTAAGTACGTTAAGGATCTGTCGTATGCAAGAACCCGCTTGGTTTGTTAAGCAAATCTACATTCTAttctaatactagcttttgctcgcggcttcacccgtgtAAAAGAGTTTACCGGGCTACTTTTGTTGCGGGAAAATATTTctcccagaaaaactttatgACGGGGCAGGAGTCGTcggcaaaaactagtaattacataaaatttatggttTTCAATTTGCAGGAAGCATCTTGTAACGGTGGTAGTAACTTTATATCTGGCAACAGTTTACTAGACAGCTTCGCTTTAAAGGAAATATCTTGTAAAGAACAACCCAAAGTAACGGTTCGAAAAACGACGAAATGTGGCAAAGATAATCAACATCAAACTTACCAGtaagtgataatttttttaaagcgaCCTGCTCGTCATTCGACCTTATCCACTTCGATTCTGAATTGTGAATAAGTCATATAAATACGTTCCCTTTACCCTGAATGGATGAAACCTGCCCATTCTCGCCTCCAGAGTGACAATTTCTTAGCGACTGTCATTTCTCGATGGTGGAAATTACGCTGGAACTGCAGCGAAGATTGAATAATCTACTGAtgataaataggtataaatattaaaatattttttacctccCCAGATGCGGATATACTATTGGAAACGTATTTGTCTGGGCTTTCGAATCTTGTTACGATGAGAGGCTTTACATCCCGTCTCATGTAAAATACGAGATCAGGCCGCATACTTGCACTCCTGCACCAACTGCTCCATCAGGAAATATTCTAACTGGACTATGTAAGTCTTTTGTGTGAGATGCACCTTTGAATATACCATCTTTATGTCTATTATTGACTatatttgttacatatatatacaAGGTTGTTCTTTCATTCGAATAAGCAAAGATCTCAAGCCATACAGATCACAAATTAGAACGTAGGTACTTTGAATTTACAttactttcaaattataattcgcAACTATGAAGGTGATAAGGCGCAAATTACATATCTAACTCCTTTTCTCggtgattatttatatatagatattagttgctgttttacataaaaaaatgtggtgGAGCAATATCTACCCATAttgtttacattcatatttaggGTGTAActgcaaatatataaatttttccgagataaatattttagctggaataaaaagtagtgtATAAAACTCAGAAAATTTCAAAAtgagttaagtagttcctgagattagcgcgttcaaactcttcagctttctAAATTAGTATAGATTGTAATGAGGAAAAGTTGTGACTTTGTTTTTAAGgcctaatctctggaactactgaaccgatttacatttttttcactaataggaagctacattatcttGAGTCCTATAGCAAAATACAAGCAGGTTTTTCCCGAAAAACCTTCTCGCAAACGGAGCCTCGAGCAAACgctaataaagtataatttgttaTCATAACATGACACGTATTCATCGtatcattttgtgttttttaagcAAAATTATCAAGATgttacaaacatttgttttcgATTAATTTCAGTGGAAGGTCTGCTTGGCATAGTGTTGTATATATTAAGCGCTGTGTTTAATGTATTGACCTCACTAGTTGCACAGAAGGCAAGGTTCATAGAACTTTTCGGCACAGAACTTGCAGATGTCTACCTACGCGATGATGTAAGTAATGTATTTACTAATGGTCTCTCAAAGTACAGAGCAAAAGAGCACGTGGACGCAACCCAATGCGATGGTCCGATCAGATCCGCATCACACTAGATTTATCTGTATATGACGCAATACAGATGGCCAATAGACGGGATCGATGGCGTGAGAGCTGGTGAGACGTGGTCACGACCCTCAGAACAGGAGAACGACGCAAGGAGGAGGCGGTTTCTTATATGTGaaattccgcctgggtagatactaACTAAAAgaggtccatataatccgattcccgCCGGCTTTTTTCGTActgaaaatctaattttaatgataaagatTTGTAGTCCGCGTTTATTCAtagtagtacttatatgttgtgtcgagttttCTTTCGAAAATATCACCATTCGCAACTGACACGCACACATAAAAAGATGTGCTCTCGCGTATGGGTTCCGAATCCGACAGCTAAGAGGGGAAGTCGTACtacacacgcaatacaactaagccatcgAGGCACTCAGTCATCTTAGAACTGGCAGTGCAGTAAAGTCAACTCCGTGACCACGGTcttcatgaaggctgcaaagtcttcaaaacatcggaaaaaaattcattataaaacttgaaaatagttttatttcagttctgtaaaattttaacgtaggggaaaatatattttttttagaaaagcaaggtaataataaaaaattctccACAGAACCTCGAGCCGTGCTATTTAGCGAATCCCTTTTACTTCGCCACTGTAGCCGAGCAATCGGTCACTACTCATTATGTCAACTTGGCTCCCCAATGGAAATCTGTCACTGAGAGCTTGGAGAGTTTGCAACAAGTAAGTACTTGCTTTCGCACATGTTGGTAATTAATTTGGAACtatttatgtacagtcagccactcAAGTAGCTGTaaaaatcgcctttaaacttttatggCCATCGTTTTGGTGATTAATATAAACTTCGAAGCGtctacattatttaatacaaagaaaaaataatttcaattgaaatgtatgtgtactttactttttaaagttttaattcgTTCAcatacttttgtggctgactgtactaatgataaaattaaacaaagagatacattttatttttatttctccgGGAGTTTTGGGTCAaggattgttaaaataaatatttcaatatttttaaattactattttctcCACTATGGGGCTTGCTCTCGTTTCTTACAAGCCCAAACATGCTATATCTGATGGAAGTTGCTGAGGAGTTGGGTATCTCGTCGACTACTTGACGTTGAAGCATCACCTCAAAATTATCGTGTCTTGAAAATACCCTCCAAGTAACAATACACTTAAATCAATCTGGCCTATGAAAGTAGGAGATGAGCTGATAATCTTCAAACGCTACCCTGATTGCGTTTTCGTTTGGAAGCTACGTTACCACAGACAGATCTTTAACTTATAACCCTTCTTTTGTGTCGTGGTTTAATAAGGAATTGACGTATGTTCCAGGGAGTGCAAAACTACGTAAACCAGGGCCAGAATTCATTGACGGTGTTCTCCGGCACTATCGGTGTTCTCACGCTACCCACGAGCTTGGGCAGTTCCCGGGCCTTGTACCTGGTCACGTTTTTGGGCTCAAACGTGTGTCCAGTACCACAGTACTTCTACAAGGTGAGTAGCGTCTATTTAATATGCCTTTGCTCTAGCCACTCAACACACATCATGCCTTCATTTCCGAAGCGTAGATCGCCACGTGGTCCATCCCATGATGACGCCCATCGCcgtatcgggaacaaattccagactccgatttgatacaaagcaaaaaaaccaatatcacgtCCCAGGTTTCGAATCCTGGAGCTCAGAACGGTGGGCAGGACCGAGTCAGCActtaagataaattaataagcgGACAAATCTTCACAGTAATGGATGAGGGCTGGCAGCCGGTCAGATcttgaataaaaatagaaatgtaatCTATGTACATACAGAGTCATGTCGACATTtcgttagtaaataaaatcacatactcgtcttcacacCTCTGCTGACATTGTGACAAAcatctatgaaaatattttcaccaaaaatcctagtttcacttttcaaatattttcatcattaGTTCAAtgagaatatggcgtgtgtgagtgtatttctgactgaaagtgtgatcgctgcgacgaattctcttaaagtagtagtgGCAATCTTGTTCAAGGCCATTCACCTCAGctgtaaactattttacaaattattcaattaattttttagGTGGTGATAGCTGATCATGGACCTCTGGTATTCCTCATATCAAATTCTATAGCCGCTGTGCCAAGTGGCGTACCGTTTTGCACTGATTTGGGCAGCGACGCCCATTCTGGTATCAGCTGGAACCGTAAAAGATCCTTTGACCTGTGCTGTGACTTCGAGGAATTTCAGAAAAAAGTTAGCTATTTACAATTCTAACTACCTAAGTATGCATAagtcatttaaacaaaaaatcataatcaatcattttacatataattgatgctatataagtatttattcattatattttgtataagttCTTTGAAATCCTTGTGATGATTTTGGTATCTGTACAAAGTACAccattgttatataaatttattaaaatatgtattatttatcaatatcattttgtgtgcaataaatatatgttttataaaaatatgtggttgatgatttgataaaaaataacaaagcacCAGTAAAAAGGTAAAACAAAGAAGGTTAACTCTTCATTTCATGCTTAAGTTTCCTGAGCGAAACCGCGCACTAACCATATTAGAAACCATCTATCAGTggcaaaggtaaaaaaataaaatggtaacCCGACGCAAAAAAATCCATAGTTGACATATCGCAGCGAAATtgacacaaaacaaaaattaagaaacattAACGTATATTCAAAGTCTGAAccaaaatagcaaccaaaacgtcactatttattcacttgaacaacaaataattttatttatttgactaatattttttattcaaatataggtTTACACTTTGACtccaatttttataacatgagCGCCGCTCTGTACTCAACCACAAgccgtcaatattgaccatactaaagtctgtttgaatggatatcagttcaaatcagttgaatacagtgaatgttcggatcgatgaagaaaaaattaataaacttaaaagggaagccggtaaaaATCGGGCTGAATGTaagcttcgccactgctatctaTGTACTCGAATATAAAacttgtagaaaaaaataaatatacaacatatctctacaatataatatgttatcttaactttggtagtttatttttttgctatggATATTGTATCATTAATTTACTACCTGTATAGAAAAAGTACCTATTTGTTGTGAGATAGTGTTGCATTCACTGTCGAGTATTGCTtgcaatttatttgttataatacaaCTACATGGACTGACAcaacataatgtttattttaagggtaagtatattgtgtatttaagGTATCTAATACCTTAAATACACGTACTTCAAGATTTctgttttaaaactatattgtaaaaatgaatCAAATAAATTCATCTTTTGGGACATGACGGCCAATCTTAAGGGacatcacaccgccaacttcctgactccgagctgcgactgagttattgttaagatggaaaaactcagtcataATTATCACTGGCCCGACGCGGAATTcggacccaggacctcagcgcggtaacCGCACTTGTACCGTGTACGCGTTACAACCACACCACCCtcaacagtttttttatatgaaatttccgGAAGCCCGAAAAGGCCCTGCCCTACATAATTCCTCATTCCTTTCCTTGAAAAACTAGCAGGCCATCCTTAATTCTCTTTAGTGTTTATGGGTGTGCCAATAACTTAACATTAAAGGACAGCTTTTTTACAGTTTAGTTGGACTCTCAAAGGAGTTTGGTATCAGACAGGCTCGTAACCAATTTAccaaataagtaataacaaagatttgtattgtttgaattagataaaaaagagtattacatgatattatttctttcagatataatataaattatgtacatcGACTACGGGTATAGACAGAAAGACTCATTCATCAAGAAATTGGGAAAATGGACTTGGAAAACCTCGGTCAATTTGGGCAGAGACTTCTGTCTCAGGACCACCATTCATGGGTTTCAACACATTGCTCAGCCTGGCAGATATTGGTTTGAAAGGTGACTATCAAGTATTAAGAATGTTCAAATTGTAATCTTTCTATTGCATgaagaatttttcttttttttttttcatttgagtCACCATATTTTGCTACTGCAATGGCGCGTCGCCACGATGCAGTAAGTGTATTGTCATTTCAATCCATGGCCAATCCACTGTAGAGCTTCTCTACTTCATATGAGATGTGGGCTTAAAATTATTTGCCATCATGCGCAATGACGAAACAACCAAGACAAGTCCTCGCCTAAGGACAAGGACTCCGCCTGTCCAAAATCACAGAGAATCTAAATATCCCTACTAACTGTGCTATTATTATAAGGTCTGGACTCTGGAATACGACCTTCCTAAATACTATAATGCAGAAGAATTTTCTCAGGTTACTTTGGTTCGGATTGACGATGGTAGCGATAATTGGGGCCGTAGGAGTAACCAGAGATCAGTGGCAGCGGTACAACGAGAACCCGACGGTTGTTACCCTGGAGAAGAACTTCAGGACCTGGCAGTACAGCGTGCCTGCTATCACTGCGTGTATCGAGGTGCAGTTTTAATACCAATTTGTAAACAGCAATTAGAATTAACATAGTTATATGTTTTATGAAGATAAATTTTCTCTTCTCTCCTGTCCTACCCTTGACGATAGTTAAGGTAATATTCTTCGTAGTGGAATAATTATGGTTTTCTTACCAGATAGATAAGtgacaataatttgtaaactgGTAGAAATTGTGATAAAGACTAcgttaatattatctataaaatacttGTTCACTCTAGCCGTAAAGCCCCAGAGTGAAAGAACCTCCAGCTCAATGAACTCAAATTCACGGCCAAACAACCAAGAAATAGAGATTAGGGGAAGACCCTCCCTAAACCATATCCATTTTCTTTGAAGTTTTGATTCTTCTGGAATTTTAATGCCCTTTTACACCAACGATCATTTAACACGAGGTgacttacttataataataataataatatcagccctgtattatatacttgcccactgctgagcgggccttctctactactgagagggattaggccttagtccaccacgctggcctagtgcagattggtagacttcacacaccttcgaaattcctatagaaattCACAGATGTgcctttcctcacgatgttttccttcaccgttaaagcgaacaataaattcacaaagaatacacacatgattttagaaaagtcagaggtgtgtgccctt
Coding sequences within it:
- the LOC119188575 gene encoding uncharacterized protein LOC119188575; protein product: MAWQLVLLTLLSLGAVNYANLDCVLDFQNDFDTSNPLPIILRDNKLLNPDPNTCSVVLPEGSKILIGCPGDTNSIMYMQPHGRIDTGLKQLEASCNGGSNFISGNSLLDSFALKEISCKEQPKVTVRKTTKCGKDNQHQTYQCGYTIGNVFVWAFESCYDERLYIPSHVKYEIRPHTCTPAPTAPSGNILTGLLEGLLGIVLYILSAVFNVLTSLVAQKARFIELFGTELADVYLRDDNLEPCYLANPFYFATVAEQSVTTHYVNLAPQWKSVTESLESLQQGVQNYVNQGQNSLTVFSGTIGVLTLPTSLGSSRALYLVTFLGSNVCPVPQYFYKVVIADHGPLVFLISNSIAAVPSGVPFCTDLGSDAHSGISWNRKRSFDLCCDFEEFQKKVSYLQF